The proteins below come from a single Microtus ochrogaster isolate Prairie Vole_2 chromosome 22, MicOch1.0, whole genome shotgun sequence genomic window:
- the LOC101979879 gene encoding cytochrome c oxidase assembly factor 4 homolog, mitochondrial gives MSASASQGHNWTRQLKKEDEEEDPLDQLITRSGCAAFHFAVQECMAQHQDWRQCQPQVQAFRDCMSAQQARRREELQRRKEQASAQH, from the coding sequence ATGTCAGCTTCAGCCTCACAAGGCCATAACTGGACCCGACAGCTGAAGAAAGAAGACGAGGAAGAAGACCCACTGGACCAGCTGATCACCCGCTCTGGCTGTGCTGCCTTCCACTTTGCAGTGCAGGAGTGCATGGCCCAACACCAGGACTGGCGTCAGTGCCAGCCACAAGTACAGGCATTCAGGGATTGCATGAGTGCACAGCAGGCAAGAAGGCGGGAGGAactgcagaggaggaaagagcaagCCAGTGCTCAACACTGA